The window TATTTTTAACTTCCCAATTTACCTATATATAAAGGTACATACTCAACTAGTGTATTGCACTCAAGTCTCTTAAAAGATGGCAACTTGCAATGGAAATGGAGCTGCAGAATTTTCCTCCAAATTGCAAGTTGAAGCAATCCAAACTGTGATACCAATGAAGATAACCGATCCACGGTTATCAAGGCGAATCGCGGTATCTGAAAATTTTTGCTCGGGCGATTTGCAAAGGCGATTTCACATGGTGTTGTACTATAACAAAGCATCAGAGGCGGATTCAGGATGGATAATTGCGGGTTGGTTTAAAGAGTCACTAGGAATGGCAATAGTTGAAAGTCCATTATTTGGTGGAAGACTAAGGAAATTAGAGGATAAtaatgatttggagttggtttcaAATGATTCTGGTGTTAGATTGGTTGAGGCTAATGCTCAAATAAATATGGCTGATTTTATTGATCTCAAAAACAAGGAAAATGTAGAAACTGAGCTTGTCTTTTGGGAAGATATTCATGAAACAAATCCTCAGTTTTCTCCCCTTTTCTATGTCCAGGCAAGTTCAATTATATACTTAGCATAGTGATTAAATTCTTGTTAATTAATGTCACAAGATTCTTGTCCATGTTTTATTTATAATTGTGGTATTCGGATCAACTTATATGCACTTGACTAATTTCATGGTGTATTTGTACCTTCTACTAGCACAAATATCGAGTAACTCTATCTATTAAGACTTTAAACATCTGAAAAGAAATCACATAGTGTTTCACAAGATTCTTGTCTGTCTAGGGATGCCAAATTTGGCCCAAGCCTAATTGACTCACCCAACCTGTCCAAGGTTGGGCTGGTTATTGACCAGCTCATTTATTGAACTCAACTCATCTTGATCCAACCCATCTCAGGTTGATTTTTAGCCCAAATTAATCAATGAGTTACTTTGCTCAAAATATCATAGAaataatttttgttttgtttgatatgttatacatcaccataacaaaagaaaaaaaaatcttatttaataattatacaattcataagaaaataacataTATTATTTAAAGCTTGATAAGTATTGGGCGGGTTGGGTTACGACCCAAATtttagcccatcttgacccaATTCATCTCAACCCAAGTAACTTTTGGGCGGGTCAATGACCAGCCTATTTATTGACTCAACCCATTTTAACCCGCCCCAAATCAGTCCAACCCGTCCATTTGACACCCGTATCTATGTCAATTTACATAGACAATATAAAGATTTTTTGGCACTATCAAAATACTTTAACTTGTTGTAGTAAGTAATTTACCTCATTTTATCCGTTACTAATTTCACATTTTATGGACAATTTCTTGAAGTTACTTTGTAGATAACCTAATATTATAAGAATTCTTTTCCATTATCTATATATTTTAACCTATTGTAGCAGGTAACCTATCTTATATTTTATCTACAtaaaccaattttattgaatataTTACTTATAATTATCTTTGCAGCGATATGATGCTTGTTCTAATTGCTACTTATTTAGTAATTTTATTAATACATATGCATGGTCTGAGCCAAAGTCATTGATTCCGATAGTTCAAAACCTATAACTTGTGCAGTACATTCACCTTTAACTCTTCCAATAATAATAGTCACTTAAAATTATTAAAAGATGTAGGAACGTTGGTAATACACTTTTCAATTTTAACCTTTGAAATAACTATTTTTCAGGTGACAAATTTCAAGTGTGGAGGATATTCAATTGGGATAAGTTGCAGCCTTTTTCTAGCAGATCCTTTTGTCATGACAAGTTTCTTGAAAAATTGGTCCCAAATTCACAACAATTTGATCTCACAAATTGATGCACCAAAAATTCCAGCATTTTACACTCCAAATCTAAGAAAAGTTGGCTTTTTACCAACTATATCAAGTAGCTTAACCACAAGAAATCAAACCACTCAAACTCTAATTTTCAAGATTCCCAAAAATCTCTTGAAAATTAATGATAAATTCCTCAAAAATCTTGCATCAAAATGTGTTGGAGAAACAGAGGGAAAACTTGGTAAACAATTGTCTTCAAAATTCACTTTGTTTGTGAAAGAGAGTACTAACTTTGAGAATGTTATTAGGGTGGAAACTTGTATTAGAGAGGAGATAATTAAGGAAGAATCTGAATTAATAGCTAAAAGTGGTGGATTAATTTCAGCAAGTTGGGATGATTTGGAAGGTGATAAAGTGAGTTTTAATGAAGGAAATAAGGCTGTTAATATTTCATGTTGGATTATTAATGAAGAAAATCAAGATCTTGTGATGATTACTCCATCTCCTGATGAAGACGGCTCTCAACTAAACATTATAATTATAGTTACTAATTAGATTTTTATAACCGACTCCAACCTGTCTGGGAATGAAGCGTCCTTATGGCTGCAAATGAAATTCTTGAGAATGGTTGAAAAAGATGTACTCATTTTCCTCACCCTAACCCGcactaagaaagaaaaaaaaagaagagaaatctTTGCTCTTTTTTTTTTGCTCTTATTATTTTGGGTTTTTGGGGGACATTGGTTTTCTCTTTAGTAGTTGTTTTAAGGAAATTGGTTGTGCTATGTTATTTAGCAAATATTCTGTTATATTCTTCGAAATGAATACTTCCTTTTGATTGTCTTTGGAAGTCCAAGCTTTTGTTTATCTCTAGAAGAATATAGCTGTCAAAACCACTAGATAAAAGGTTTCCTTTAACATTAATACTCCTCAACATGGCTCGATTTGTACTGGGGATAAAAGGAtaattaatttcgaaattaaATTTGAGATAAGTTTATCTTATATTTAGTTGGGATAAAATTACGGTATAACTAATCCTTGAATTAGTTATTCCGGGATTGTAGTATTACTTTTATCCTTATGGGATAATAGGATAATAATTCCGGAATAACTAATTCCAATAGTTAATCCTGTAATAACTTGTTTCCCAACCAAACGACCTCTAAGTTCACAATTTTGTAAAGAGTTTAATTTAAGTGCACGAATTATTTAACGGGAATCTTAcataaatgtcccaaataagtccTAACTTACCAACCTCTAACCATTAATCATACACTTACCAAAACTAGAAATATGCACACAATCTTTTTCATTGAACAAAGTTTATATCATGTATATGATATAAGTTTGAAGATTTGCACATGATATCTTTTCCAttgaataaattttaaaaaaatatttagatacAAGATTTAATTGTTAAGCTCTTAGATTGTCTACAAGGTAAAGCTATCAGATACCTTTTGCAGAAAATTTGGACGCGCGCCAATTCAAATGTTATATCGTTAGCAAGAGAATGAAATCTATGaaacaagctacaattacaaagttcttgaatcaatctttaaaaaaattatttttctaggtAGCTTTTAAATGTGTGCATaagagtttaaatctttatacgtttatttatgaaatatgcatatcttttgagattttaaatttgaataattttcttatcttttatatgtaacattaaaaaaggaaaaataattgatttttaaataattttttatatataacaaccaaaaaatattaaaacatcaaatgttcttataggtgtataacaaccattcactataaaagctaaAAAATATTGAAACAAGCGAGACTGTTATATAAAGGGTTGATTGTAGTTCTCACCATAATATACGAGTTTATTATTCTGCATGAGTTAAGTGAGCTTATGCTTGGTCTGCAATGAAGCACTACACCAATATAAACATGTCAATTTGAGCCATGGCAAATGAGTTCagattaattttattattttcttagcTTGAATCGAGACTTCTGGTTAAGAGTGAAGGATCACATCCATCATATCCGACCTTTTGGTGGTACGAGTCCGACTTACAATACTTCCTCATGCTtgagggttatgggctatctagcGGTCCTATCGTATTCTTCAACTGATTCAACTTCTTAATTTATCTAGTTTACTAGTTAACCAGAATATAAATATGACTAGCATGCTCCTGCAGTACTAATCGTCTATTCAAAATATATCAACCCTTTATTTAGCGAATCTATCAACAATGAATAAAGCACATCATTCAACTGAGCAAGACTATTAGATATATCCCTATTCTAATCACGAAATTATTCAGCTCAATGCTCTTTGCAACCTAAAATTTTCTCTCACGAGTTCAACactagattcatagatagtatttaattggtgattaaACAATCAAATAAATAAGCATAGGATTGAACAAATAAACTAATACGGCATGTTAATAAGCCAAATCAATATTCAAacaacaatagtcatgaaagaaccaaaatcctagaacgtgaagtttaactccatatagacatggtagttgatggatataaattattcatgtaatttcatatgtaaaaaataagttttaaaattaaaatatgaatAATGATATCCTATCCTCGCATATTTTCTAACAAATATTGTaggaagaagaaattatgaaaaagaagaaaaaaggctaAAAGATAAGAGAATGAAGCAAAGCCACAGTTACACACATCATCTTCATATTCACAATTGTGGAATATACATATGGGCTTATGGAAAGAGATAATTAAAGATGAAAAGGAGCATAGTTGCATATGTGGAACCTATATACACAAGGTCACATTCACATACATGGAACATACATGTCGTAaagacccgatcggtcgttttaagctctagcatgttgttcggcggtttgaggcctgagtagcttcacttcaggtattatgacttgtacgtatggtcagaatttaatttcgggaagttcgggattgatttggaaagaaaatttgaatttcggaagctttaagttggaacaaTTGGCTAAGATTTTacctttgagtaaacgacttcagaatcgggatttgaaggttccaatagatttgtatgatgatttcggacttgagcgtatattcgggttgagtatcagatcacgcgggagcatttcagcgcttattatagaaggttggcattttaaaggtttaagaattttataagtttggtttgaagcggattttgatgttatcgatgtctgttcgGGGTTCCGAACCTTGGAATAGATTTGTTATGTTATTTGTGACTCGTTtgcgaaatttgaagtcattccggattgatttgatatgtttcggcacacgatacagaatttggaaatttataagtttgattcgaagcgtgattcatgattttgatgttgtttgacgtggtttaaggcttcgactaagttcatattgcattttgggacgtgttggtatatttggttaaggtctcgagggcctcgggtggattccacatggttaacagattgatttttggacttaagaaatgctAAAGCTGGGCACAGCTggtgtgatcgcttctgcgatgtcttgGTCGTAGAAGCGACATCGCAGAGGCGAGGTCGAGCTCGCATAAGCAAAATGGGAAGGGACTGGCATTAGCTACAGATGCGAAGATTTACCCGCATCTACATGACCGTAGAAGCAGCctagtggtcgcagaagcggtagaGAGTGAGGCAGgctggaggcgcaggtgcgaggtttgtgTCGCACCTGCGGGACCGTAGAAACGGAttcttggtcgcaggtgcgactccgcagaagcggagtcctGTACGCAGATGAGAAGGCAGGGGGGCTGAAgggcgaccgcagaagcggtatttTGGCCGCACTTGCGGAATCGCAGAAGCAGTCaagtagccgcaggtgcgagaggtcgttggacagtgtgttcttttaagaacGGAATTTGGccccttttcttttattttcacttggttggggcgattttggagagcttcaaggggagattttcatcaagcaatgcaaagtaagtgattcccacctattacaagttaaatacatggtttgtatatggatttaaacatgaaaattagtagaaatttggaatttttggtagaaaacctagaatttggcatttttggattttcaccacgaaattggacatggaatttggaataagttatatattttagttcgtggtgttatgggtaaagtttatcttcgaatatttttgaAATCCGGACACGTGTgctcgagggttgattttatcgatttttcgagcggagttggggattGTTATTAATTGATTAACTATGGgtaatatagtatatatttatagatttgcacatttgtttggctagttttgaagagacggtcatcgatttgaggtgtttgagaggcGTTGGAACcggttttggaacttcggagcgaggtaagtctcatgtctgactctgtgagggggaaacaacccctaggtgatgtatttgttatgtgctacttgttgcgggggctacgtacgcacaaagtgatgagagtccgtacgtagctagattcatgttatgtccgggtagacttaggttcccgccatgctataactgtactatttgagttgtctcttgcctattaaattcttttattttacgttgcgacttgagactagacttatgtagggtgatagacttgctattgtagatattcgacgggcttcatgattagccgcaaaataattgtactcctcttacgaatttctcccacgTTATGTgttctcatcgaaaggtttcccttaaaaTATATAACTGacacgtctattcgtgagtggggttaaGGAGCCGtcaaaacttcttattctaatgggatcgggctgttcacctcagcaggatagatacatctatggttcgtgccgttcaaccctcggcagtgcgcacattatgattGATCGAGTCGTacgcctcagcaggattatgtaccacactctcatgggagagggccgtttgcctcggcaataaaatagatgtatctatggttcgtcaatgttatgatggatcgggtggtacgcctcgacatttctataaaatactcttatgaaatcgtgcgtaataattggcaagaagccagcatatctgtgagctttttcgaattgaactgtgacgacctatttGGTAAggtcaaatatatatatactccgattgaggagctaactactagctgagagtttgagtCATTGCTGAGATGAGGATTGTGccacgtattatacttgttatttcgcttATTACTCTAACTCACACATGTTTACTTctattgtatctgtcttattggaccactagtaagtgttgatgtcgacctctcgtcactacttatctggggttaggctagatacttactgggtacgcgttgatttacatattcatgctatacttgctgcactttttgtgcaggtacatatatgcctGGTGGTCTTTTTGGCGCCGAGGTgcagctattgcggggactttaccgtgagctacatttcatgttacgatccgcctgcagcctacagagtctccatcagatttatttatattctcctgtctaatttgtattccagacaaatgttgtattttattatatttcctagttgatgctcatgcacttgtgacatcgggttttgggggttcctacggtttgttcattattgtagttcgtgtaaatattaccctttaccctgtaaattctatttcatattatttaattaataaaaattatgatatcaaaatactaaaatgagtaattaagtgatCAATTACCATTGGCTTGCGTGAcggtggtgttaggcgccatcacgacctgtactggattttggatcgtgacaacttggtatcagagtgctaggttcacttaggtctcacgagtcatgagcaagtctagtagagtcttgcggatcggtacggagacgtttgtacttatcttcaaaaggctacagggctgttaggagaactttccttcttgatttcctcatcatgcggtttgattccattgaggcttgtgcctttatttccttcctactcaatcttatgcgacgcgaAGCGCTTTTTATCAATTGGgcgtcgaggagttgtagtggtaccgcagacgtggtgcaggatgttttccATGCCTATTCAGGCAGACGATTATCGTCATCTTGCagaaggatgttcttttgttccagctcagtatttgtattttctatggtttcgagactgtgcacggattgctatgatgtttatgcgttgttatcgcacaatgttggtgtaatggtaaggtgctcgtttatgtgttgaggcagtCAATGGCTTGAAGAgatgatttctcagtgcatgattaatgggttcggcatttaattccagcggaggaaaggcaatcggactatagatgtccaagtttggttgatgaagtaacgagacttgatattttcgagcgtggtgaaaTTTTCATTTTGATGCGGTATCGCCATCattgtttgaatgcattacggttcgccggtgttatggtcttcttggattttgccttcgaggcagggtgttgtgaaatggtgcctgaggggcggttgtcagagatagcggtgtgtagcggttcagaatcgaattggtatttctaatgttgatggcttgaggaagatgatcttctaggaggtttagagttggtagaaaTTCCTTAGTTCTGGTGCTAcatgtatggatttgatttgaggcaacattcaTGCggcgaagtatgaggaaggacatggcgggaggtgtctcgcggcggatgaattactagcaggtcaagcaTGAGAAgcggaggtcgagaagttgcttaaaggagatggtttgaccgaagtgaGAGATTCTGTGGAGGACTAGccgcgtgccttgagaaagtgtggaatggtttgggaatcgtgatggaaggtgatttgatctatgaattttatttggaatgatggttactgtacgaagaaagattgaatatggcagaaaggagtttgcttgaaatgaagaggggtatgaagatttgattatcgtttcagatgcaatatgacttgagtttggaaggtCTTGTTGAACTGTAAGTTGATGTCAATTGTCATGACACAAAATCTACTatgggtcgtgatggcacctaatgccGCCGTcgggcaagccaacgttaatttatcaatttatttacttatttttttacttttgagATCATAATATtcattacttaaatagtatagAATGGAATTACAAGGTAAAAATATAATAACTACGTGagctacaataacgaacaaccagtaggaacccccaaaatccggtgtcataagtgcatgcgtaattttctaaggagtacaataacatTACAATACCTGCCTCGAATGTAGTAagaaagaataaaataaacaGTACAATGGAGATTCGGTGGACGGCGATGCATagcctgaaatgcagctcacataaagtttCCTCCACATGTatgcctacgcgccaaggtgatcatcaaatgaacctgtcagatcctgcacatttagtgcagaagtgcagcatgtgtacgtaaatcaatgcgtacccagtaagtatctagactaaccccgaagaagtagtgacgaggggtcgacatcaaaacttactaaaggtccaataaaacaaTGTAATAAAACATGAGCATATATGAAGCATACGGCAATGATGGTGTAAATTTGTAAGTTACACGATCTTTCAATTGGCATTTTTGGACCTTCATTGCCGTAAGTTACACGATCTTTCAAATCTATAAGTTACACAATCttgaaaacctagaatttggaatttttaaattttgaccacgaaatt is drawn from Nicotiana tomentosiformis chromosome 12, ASM39032v3, whole genome shotgun sequence and contains these coding sequences:
- the LOC104106728 gene encoding shikimate O-hydroxycinnamoyltransferase-like translates to MATCNGNGAAEFSSKLQVEAIQTVIPMKITDPRLSRRIAVSENFCSGDLQRRFHMVLYYNKASEADSGWIIAGWFKESLGMAIVESPLFGGRLRKLEDNNDLELVSNDSGVRLVEANAQINMADFIDLKNKENVETELVFWEDIHETNPQFSPLFYVQVTNFKCGGYSIGISCSLFLADPFVMTSFLKNWSQIHNNLISQIDAPKIPAFYTPNLRKVGFLPTISSSLTTRNQTTQTLIFKIPKNLLKINDKFLKNLASKCVGETEGKLGKQLSSKFTLFVKESTNFENVIRVETCIREEIIKEESELIAKSGGLISASWDDLEGDKVSFNEGNKAVNISCWIINEENQDLVMITPSPDEDGSQLNIIIIVTN